One segment of Eulemur rufifrons isolate Redbay chromosome 4, OSU_ERuf_1, whole genome shotgun sequence DNA contains the following:
- the LOC138382397 gene encoding zinc finger protein 420-like, whose translation MSFIQDSSLNNYQDIYINERNYQCNEPEKTLNQDSCSRKYQKSQHPDIQNKYKKCEKVFNQALKLISNENIHIQEYSHKCNECVEAFTQSGKHSENQEVNIRENSYRCNKRGKVFSQSSNLRKHNIIHTEENLCKCKECGKTFDQSSQFQQYQKIYTGEKPYKCKGGSKVFTCSSNLTVHQKIHSGEKRYKCKECGKAFNHNSSLTQHQRIHSGEKPYKCNECGKAFNQLGSLRQHQQIHTGIKPYTCEECGISFTQLGNLRQHQRIHTGVKPYQCEECGISFTQLGSLRQHQQIHTGVKPYKCEECGISFTQLGSLRQHQRIHTGVKPYKCEECGISFTKFSILRQHQRIHTGEKPYKCEQCGKAFNCSSNLTQHQRIHTGLKPHRCEECGISFTQLGSLRLHQQIHTGVKPYQCEECGMSFTQLGSLRQHQRIHTGVKPYKCEECGISFTRFSILRQHQRIHTGEKPYKCEECGKAFNCSSSLTQHQRIHTGLKPYKCKECGKAFNRSSHLTQHQRIHNGVKPYKCNECGKAFNCSSHLTRHQIVHTGEKPYKCKECGKSFTQSSGLKLHQRIHTGVKPYKCEECGISFTRFSILSQHQRIHTGLKPYKCKECGKIFSCSSQLTQHQKIHKTETL comes from the coding sequence ATGTCCTTTATCCAGGACTCTTCCCTAAATAATTACCAAGATATTTATATTAATGAGAGAAATTATCAATGCAATGAACCTGAAAAAACCTTGAATCAAGACTCTTGCtcaagaaaatatcagaaatctCAACATCCAGATATccagaacaaatataaaaaatgtgaGAAAGTCTTTAATCAAGCTTTAAAGCTTATTAGCAATGAAAATATCCACATTCAAGAGTATTCtcacaaatgtaatgaatgtgtaGAAGCTTTTACCCAGTCAGGGAAACATTCTGAAAATCAGGAAGTTAATATTAGAGAAAACTCATACAGATGTAATAAACGTGGGAAAGTTTTTAGTCAGTCATCCAATCTAAGAAAACATAACATAATCCATACTGAAGAAAACCTTtgcaaatgtaaagaatgtggcaaaacctttgACCAGAGTTCACAGTTTCAACAATATCAGAAAAtttatactggagaaaaaccttacaaatgtaaagGAGGTAGTAAAGTCTTTACTTGCTCCTCAAATCTTACTGTGCATCAAAaaattcatagtggagagaaacgcTATAAATGTAAAgagtgtggcaaagcctttaaccaTAATTCAAGccttactcaacatcagagaattcattctggagaaaaaccctacaaatgtaatgaatgtgggaaagcctttaatCAGCTGGGAAGCCTTAGACAACATCAACAAATTCATACTGGAATAAAACCCTACacatgtgaagaatgtggcataTCCTTTACTCAGTTGGGAAACCTTAGACAACATCAGCGAATTCATACTGGGGTGAAACCCTAccaatgtgaagaatgtggcataTCCTTTACTCAGCTGGGAAGCCTTAGACAACATCAGCAAATTCATACTGGAgtgaaaccctacaagtgtgaagaatgtggcataTCCTTTACTCAGTTGGGAAGCCTTAGACAACATCAGCGAATTCATACTGGAgtgaaaccctacaaatgtgaagaatgtggcataTCCTTTACTAAGTTTTCAATACTTAgacaacatcagagaattcatactggagaaaaaccatacaaatgtgaacagtgtggaaaagcctttaactgTAGTTCAAaccttactcaacatcaaagaatTCACACTGGATTGAAACCCCAcagatgtgaagaatgtggcataTCCTTTACTCAGCTGGGAAGCCTTAGACTACATCAGCAAATTCATACTGGAGTGAAACCCTAccaatgtgaagaatgtggcatgTCCTTTACTCAATTGGGAAGCCTTAGACAACATCAGCGAATTCATACTGGAgtgaaaccctacaaatgtgaagaatgtggcataTCCTTTACTAGGTTTTCAATACTTAgacaacatcagagaattcatactggagaaaaaccttacaaatgtgaagaatgtggcaaagcctttaactgTAGTTCCAGccttactcaacatcagagaattcatactggattgaaaccctacaaatgtaaagaatgtggcaaagcctttaaccgTAGTTCACaccttactcaacatcagagaattcataacGGAgtgaaaccatacaaatgtaatgaatgtggcaaagcctttaactgTAGTTCACACCTTACTCGACATCAGAtagttcatactggagaaaaaccttataaatgtaaagaatgtggtaAATCCTTTACCCAGTCTTCAGGCCTTAAACTACATCAGCGAATTCATACTGGAgtgaaaccctacaaatgtgaagaatgtggcataTCCTTTACGAGGTTTTCAATACTttctcaacatcagagaattcatactggattgaaaccctacaaatgtaaagaatgtggcaagaTTTTTTCCTGTAGTTCACAGCTTactcaacatcagaaaattcataaGACAGAAACCCTATAG